From Paenibacillus graminis:
AAGCATTACGAATTGAACAGCTCCGGCAGACTGGCCCGGCACAACGCATTGGGCCAGGCGGAAAAAGAGAAAAAGGGGGAGAGAAGCTATGCCGTACAGTGACGGTTTGAACATTATGACGACCGGCCTTAGCTGGCCCTCTTTACAGCCAGGCGGACTCAACACTTATTTCAAATCCGTTTGTGAGCAGCTCTCTTCACGCAATAAAGTGCATGCGCTGATCTGCAGTCAGGAAACGCCATCCACTCCCAAAGAGCTGATTATCCATAACGCCGGCGATCCGAAGCAGACGATCTGGAAGCGCAAGGATGCGTTCCAGCGCAAGGCGGCGGACCTGATGGGGAATGGCAGCGGCCGGATCGATATTCTCTATTCCCACTTTGCGCCCTACGGGATCGGCCCGGCGATTGAAGCCAAGAAACGCGGAATTCCGGTGGTGATGACCTTCCATGGCCCATGGAATGAAGAAATGAAGATCGAAGGCCAAGGCATCAAGCACCGGGTGAAAACAACGATTGCCAAATCCATTGAACATAAAGCTTATAAGCTTGCGGATAAATTCATCGTGCTCAGCGAATATTTCCGCGACATGCTGCACAGCCTGCACGGCGTGCCGCTGCACAAGATCATAGTCATTCCGGGGGCGGCGAATGTGGAACGGTTCGTGCCCGCCGCCAACCGGCTGGCGACCCGGCGGACGCTGAATCTTCCGGAGGGAGCCACTACTGTGCTTACCGTGAGACGTCTGATGAACCGGATGGGGCTGCTGCAGCTGCTGGAAGCCTGGAAGCAGGTGTCCGAGCGGTTCCCGAATGCGATTCTGCTGATCGGCGGCAAAGGGCCGCTGCGCGGAGAGCTGGAAGAAAAAATCTCCGATTATGGACTCGGCAACAAAGTAAGGCTGCTGGGCTACATTCCCGATCATGAGCTGGCATCCTATTATCAGGCAGCGGACATGTTCGTGGTCCCTTCCCAGGCGCTGGAGGGATTCGGATTGATTACGGTTGAGGCGCTCTCCTCCGGACTTCCGGTGATGGCCACACCGGTGGGCGGAAACAAGGAGATTCTTCAGGGCTTCCGGCCGGAACTGCTGTTCAAAGGCTCAACCAGCGACGATATGGCGGAAGGCATGATCCACATGCTGAGCAACCGCAAACTGCTGCCGGGCCGTGATGAATGCAGAAATCATGTGCTTGAGAAATACACCTGGCAGCATGTAGGCGACCAGGTGGAGTCCGTATTCCTTGAAACTTTGGGAAAGGGGGTGGCAGCAGGATGCTAAAAGTTGCTTACATCGATCACACCGCCAAATGGAGCGGCGGAGAGGTAGCCTTGTTTAACATTCTCACCAACATCAGCAATCAGATCGAGCCGCTCGTGATCCTCGCTGAGGAGGGCAGACTGGCCGAACGCCTCCGGGAGAAAGGCATTGATGTCCGTGTCATCCCGCTGAATGAGAGCATCCGCAACCGGGGACGGAATGCCGTCAACCTGGGCGCTCCGGCTGCTGCGCTGGGACTGCTGGCTTACGGACGCAAGCTGGCTCCTATCCTGAAGCAGGAAAAAGTGGATTGTGTGCACACCAATTCCCTGAAATCGGCATTCTACGGGGCCGTTGCCGCCAAAAAAGCAGGTGTGCCGCTAATCTGGCATATCCGGGATCACATCGGTGCCCCTTACCTCAAGCCGGTTGTCGCCAAGGCGATCCGGCTGCTGTCACGCCTGCTGCCGAATGGTGTCATTGCGAATTCGCATTCCACGCTGAATGCGCTGGAGCTGCCCCGCACCAAGAAAACGCTGGTCGTGTACTCTGCTTTTGCCAAAGCGATTGGTGAAGGAATCGGCAAACGGGAGCAGCAGAAAGAATTCAACGTCCTGCTGGTAGGCCGGCTGGCACAGTGGAAGGGCCAGCATATCGTACTGGAAGCCGCCAAGGCTTTTAAGAACGACAGCCGCGTGAAGTTCTGGCTGGCCGGGGATGCCCTGTTCGGAGAAGAGGCGTACAAAAATGAATTAATTCAGAAGATGCAGCAGGATGAGCTGACCAATGTTAGCCTGCTGGGTCATGTGGAAGATATACAAGGCCTTATGAGCAAAGCTGATTTGCTGATTCATACCTCGATAACGCCTGAACCGTTCGGCCAGGTGATTGTCGAAGGCATGGCGGCTGGACTGCCGGTAATTGCCTCCAATGAAGGCGGACCGGTAGAGATTGTGGTTCCCGGTGTAACGGGAATGCTGATCCAGCCTGGAGACCCAGTCGTACTTGCAGACTCTATCACCTGGATGCTGAACCATCCTGAAGACCGAAGACGGATGGCGGACAGCGGGATGAAGCGGGTGAAAGAGCATTTTGTCATCGAAAATACGGTCAAAGATATCGTTGATTACTATAAAGGGTTGCTCGCGGCAACCTGACCGCAGGTAAGCCAAGAGCTTCAAGCCCAATCAGGAACCAAAACATCCATACATTCACTACTTGCTAATGCTGCTCCATAAAACTTTGAGGATGATTTACATGAAAATTGCGATAGCGCACGATTACTTAATCCAAATGGGCGGGGCGGAAAGAGTAGTGGAGGTATTCCACCACATGTATCCGGATGCTCCGATCTTCACGACGGTATTTAACGGAAGCCGGCTGACCGACAACCTCAAAGATGCGGATATCCGGGCCTCCTGGCTGCAAAAAATCCCGGGAGTGAAGACCAACTTTAAAGGGGTGCTGCCGCTTTATCCCATGGCCATCCGTGATTTGGACTTTCGCGGGTATGATATCGTCCTGAGTTCCAGCAGTGCTTTCATGAAAAGCATACAGGTGCCCGAGTCTACATTTCATCTGTGCTACTGTCATACCCCGATGCGGTTCGCCTGGGACTATGATACCTACATGGAGCGGCAATCGAATTCCGGATTGTTCAAAAGACTGCTTAAGGTCTACATGCAGCGGCTGAAGAATTGGGACCAGCGGACTTCCAAAAATGTAAACCAGTTTGTCGCCAATTCTTCCGTGGTCAAAACACGGATTCAGAATTACTATCACCGGGATGCGGATGTGATTTTTCCGCCGATCAACACTGCACGCTTCAGCAGTTCGTCTTCCATAGGCGATTACTATCTGATCGTGTCCCGGCTGGTCTCTTACAAAAGGATTGATCTGGCGGTGGAAGCCTTCAACCGCAACGGGCTGAAGCTGTTCATCGTCGGCGACGGCCCTGACCGCAAGCGTCTGGAAGGCATGGCCAAAGAGAATGTATCGTTTCTGGGCCGGCTGGAGGATGCCGAGGTGACGGGGCTGATGTCGAAGTGCCGGGCGTTTATTTTTCCCGGAGAAGAAGATTTCGGCATTACGCCGCTTGAAGCGAACGCTGCAGGAAGGCCGGTTATTGCCTATCAGGCCGGAGGGGCGCTGGATACCATCGTTCCTTATGTCAACGGCGTATTCTTCCAGCATCAGGAAGTTGATGATTTACTTAAGGCCATTTACGAAGTGGAGTCCTATGCGTGGGACATTGGGCAGATCATGGGCCATGCGCGTAAATTTGATGAACAGGCGTTTATGGTTCAGTTCAAGCAATATGTGGAACAGGCCTACGTCAATTTTCTAAAAGGAGGATGATTGTATGAAACTGACAGTAATCGGTACCGGCTATGTCGGTCTTGTCTCTGGCGTATGTTTTACACTGAATGGTAATCATGTTATTTGCGTGGATAAGGATGAGGAAAAGATCAAAAAGCTCAGCCAGATGGAATCCCCCATCTATGAGCCAGGTATTGAAGCACTGATTGAAATGAATTTGCGTGAAGGCAGATTGTCCTTCTCCTCGGATCTTCACGAATCGGTACGCCGGTCTGATATCGTCATTCTCGCTGTAGGGACGCCTTCTCTTCCCGGCGGTGAAGCAGATCTGAGATATATTGAGGGGGCAGCTACGGAAATCGCCCAGGCTATGGAAGGCTACAAAATCATTATGACCAAGTCTACCGTTCCTGTGGGCACAAATGAAAAAATCCGTAAAATTATCGCCTCCCACACGAATCATCCCTTCGATATCGTCTCCGCTCCTGAATTCCTGCGTGAGGGGTCAGCCATCCAGGATACACTCCATCCTGACCGGATTGTTATCGGACTGGATAACCCGGAGCTTGAGCCTGCGATGCGCCAGCTTCACCAGGGCTTCACGGAAAATGTGTTCGTAACCGATATCCGCAGTGCTGAAATGATCAAATATGCATCGAATGCTTTTCTGGCAACGAAGATCTCTTTTATTAACGAGATTGCCAATATTTGCGAAAAAGTGGGAGCTGATGTAACCAAGGTGGCAGAAGGCATGGGAATGGACCGTCGGATCGGCTCAACCTTCCTGCAGGCCGGTATCGGTTATGGCGGCTCCTGTTTCCCGAAAGACACTAATGCGCTGATTCAAATTGCAGGTAATGTGGACTACGAGTTCAAGCTGCTGAAATCGGTGGTTGAGGTGAACAAAGACCAGCGCTTTATGATCATCTCGAAGCTGCATGAGTCGCTTGGCAATCTGCGCGGTGCAGTAATCGGCATCTGGGGCCTGGCCTTTAAGCCAAACACCGACGATGTCCGGGAAGCCCCGGCCCGGGAAATTGTTGAGAGCCTGGTGGCCGAAGGCGCTACAGTGAAGCTGTATGATCCGATTGCTGTTGAGAACTTCAGACAGCAATATGATCATCCGCAGCTGCGCTGGTGCGGCCTGCCGGAAGAAGCGGCGGAAGGCAGCGATGCGGTCTGCCTGCTGACCGACTGGAGCGTGTTCAAGGACATCGATCTGCACAAGCTTGCGGAGAGCATGCGCCGCCAGGTGCTGATCGACGGACGCAACGTC
This genomic window contains:
- a CDS encoding glycosyltransferase family 4 protein encodes the protein MPYSDGLNIMTTGLSWPSLQPGGLNTYFKSVCEQLSSRNKVHALICSQETPSTPKELIIHNAGDPKQTIWKRKDAFQRKAADLMGNGSGRIDILYSHFAPYGIGPAIEAKKRGIPVVMTFHGPWNEEMKIEGQGIKHRVKTTIAKSIEHKAYKLADKFIVLSEYFRDMLHSLHGVPLHKIIVIPGAANVERFVPAANRLATRRTLNLPEGATTVLTVRRLMNRMGLLQLLEAWKQVSERFPNAILLIGGKGPLRGELEEKISDYGLGNKVRLLGYIPDHELASYYQAADMFVVPSQALEGFGLITVEALSSGLPVMATPVGGNKEILQGFRPELLFKGSTSDDMAEGMIHMLSNRKLLPGRDECRNHVLEKYTWQHVGDQVESVFLETLGKGVAAGC
- a CDS encoding glycosyltransferase family 4 protein, which encodes MLKVAYIDHTAKWSGGEVALFNILTNISNQIEPLVILAEEGRLAERLREKGIDVRVIPLNESIRNRGRNAVNLGAPAAALGLLAYGRKLAPILKQEKVDCVHTNSLKSAFYGAVAAKKAGVPLIWHIRDHIGAPYLKPVVAKAIRLLSRLLPNGVIANSHSTLNALELPRTKKTLVVYSAFAKAIGEGIGKREQQKEFNVLLVGRLAQWKGQHIVLEAAKAFKNDSRVKFWLAGDALFGEEAYKNELIQKMQQDELTNVSLLGHVEDIQGLMSKADLLIHTSITPEPFGQVIVEGMAAGLPVIASNEGGPVEIVVPGVTGMLIQPGDPVVLADSITWMLNHPEDRRRMADSGMKRVKEHFVIENTVKDIVDYYKGLLAAT
- a CDS encoding glycosyltransferase, which gives rise to MKIAIAHDYLIQMGGAERVVEVFHHMYPDAPIFTTVFNGSRLTDNLKDADIRASWLQKIPGVKTNFKGVLPLYPMAIRDLDFRGYDIVLSSSSAFMKSIQVPESTFHLCYCHTPMRFAWDYDTYMERQSNSGLFKRLLKVYMQRLKNWDQRTSKNVNQFVANSSVVKTRIQNYYHRDADVIFPPINTARFSSSSSIGDYYLIVSRLVSYKRIDLAVEAFNRNGLKLFIVGDGPDRKRLEGMAKENVSFLGRLEDAEVTGLMSKCRAFIFPGEEDFGITPLEANAAGRPVIAYQAGGALDTIVPYVNGVFFQHQEVDDLLKAIYEVESYAWDIGQIMGHARKFDEQAFMVQFKQYVEQAYVNFLKGG
- a CDS encoding UDP-glucose dehydrogenase family protein, producing MKLTVIGTGYVGLVSGVCFTLNGNHVICVDKDEEKIKKLSQMESPIYEPGIEALIEMNLREGRLSFSSDLHESVRRSDIVILAVGTPSLPGGEADLRYIEGAATEIAQAMEGYKIIMTKSTVPVGTNEKIRKIIASHTNHPFDIVSAPEFLREGSAIQDTLHPDRIVIGLDNPELEPAMRQLHQGFTENVFVTDIRSAEMIKYASNAFLATKISFINEIANICEKVGADVTKVAEGMGMDRRIGSTFLQAGIGYGGSCFPKDTNALIQIAGNVDYEFKLLKSVVEVNKDQRFMIISKLHESLGNLRGAVIGIWGLAFKPNTDDVREAPAREIVESLVAEGATVKLYDPIAVENFRQQYDHPQLRWCGLPEEAAEGSDAVCLLTDWSVFKDIDLHKLAESMRRQVLIDGRNVYSKEQIEGTGFEYHSVGRPQMGGLSGYSPSVAGAI